Proteins from a genomic interval of Lolium perenne isolate Kyuss_39 chromosome 1, Kyuss_2.0, whole genome shotgun sequence:
- the LOC139831154 gene encoding uncharacterized protein: MKKSPAVGPSTPVPPSVSHPTPQPSPPQADPSPPPAANTPPEIIPVSSGHAGEEDPKAKGPAQEEAEKQGQGEVEVTSSEKAGEGAGDMVVFPKNFGDPADTTSTPKAYATKFFNKLTEAEKWELEQDLLNAMLNNAWGKPDSRTSEIQDFKKNVGQFCDQLICKQKEQQALHYELHKNIALQRRVTLSQAENIRTLKDENAELAKQLADAQGASSSLATASSELENLRSSYQELETKLKEAELKREQAEKQLAERNSEHIREKGELELKKNADSETIRRQQKELNGLRKYMETAEQHWDLLNENILDLPLVLNKQRIVQTFVVAGLRPILSAGSDGR, encoded by the exons atgaagaaatctccggctgttggtccctctactccagttccaccaagcgtctcccacccaactccccaaccgtcgccccctcaggctgatccatctcccccacctgccgcaaacactccaccggaaataattccggttagcagcgggcatgcgggcgaagaagatcctaaggccaaaggccctgcccaagaagaggcggaaaaacaaggccaaggagaggttgaagtaacttcttccgagaaagctggagagggcgctggcgacatggtcgtttttccgaagaactttggagatccggctgacaccacttccacccccaaggcgtatgccactaagtttttcaacaagctgactgaagcggagaagtgggagcttgaacaagacctgctcaacgccatgctgaacaacgcctgggggaagcctgattccaggacatcggaaatccaggacttcaagaaaaacgttggccagttctgcgatcaacttatctgcaagcaaaag gaacagcaggcgctgcactacgagctgcacaagaacattgccctgcagcgccgcgttactctgagtcaggcggaaaatatccggaccctgAAGGATGAAAATGCAGAACTGGctaaacaactggcggacgcccaag gcgcatcctcctcccttgcaacagcttcgtctgaacttgagaacctgcgctcctcgtaccaagagctggagacgaaactaaaggaggcggaacttaaaagggagcaggccgaaaagcagctggcggagagaaactccgagcatatcagggaaaagggcgagctggagctgaaaaagaatgctgatagcgagaccatcaggaggcagcaaaaagagctcaatggactccggaaatatatggagacggcggagcagcactgggacttgctcaatgagaacatcttgg ATTTGCCTCTTGTCCTAAACAAACAACGGATTGTACAGACTTTTGTAGTTGCTGGCCTGCGGCCTATTTTGTCTGCGGGTTCAGATGGAAGATGA
- the LOC127328294 gene encoding uncharacterized protein, protein MVNCGSMTFMLRPNRMYPPHDSHESVRYWNAGWFYEKNASVPEVHEGLPQFVNEPPEELASWSFVPSLALTPILEKAARRISWLVHDGLTGAQLTLSWFSRRIQPLRYNARLMCAYTGADDLLRVTRHDLPADSLKRRFKTLVKIPRGQQVPELFKDIYTNDQCPPLNTLAEENFRTIIRVPVTGDTAEEAPEDDEEEEDQAPRKAAPRPTKRPRAKASGSEAGASGEASAKKPKTTKPPPLDSRKAERARLRMLSTAGQGTHPIIPGAP, encoded by the exons atggtgaactgcggaagcatgacatttatgctccgccctaaccgcatgtatcctccccacgactcgcatgaatccgtccggtactggaatgccggatggttctatgagaagaatgCTTCAGTCCCGGAAGTCCACGAAGGCCTGCCCCAGTTtgtcaacgaacctccggaagaacttgcaagctggagcttcgtcccttcactcgccctgactccgatcttggagaaggccgcgcggagaatctcctggctagtccacgacggactgaccggagcccagctcacacttagctggttttcccggagaatccagcctctacgctacaacgcgcgcctgatgtgcgcttatactggggcggatgatcttctccgggttacccgccacgatcttccggccgactctctgaagagaaggttcaagacgctggtgaagattccgaggggccaacaggtcccggaactgttcaaggatatttacacgaacgatcagtgtcctccg ctcaacactttggcggaggaaaacttccgcaccatcattcgcgtccccgtcaccggcgacacggcggaggaggctccggaagacgacgaggaggaagaggaccaggcaccccgcaaggcggcccctcgacctacaaagcgtccccgcgccaaagcttccggctctgaagccggagctagcggcgaggcctccgccaagaagccgaagacgacaaaaccacctccgctagactcaaggaaagcggagcgtgcgcgtctaAGAATGCTCTCGACAGCTGGCCAGGGCACAcaccccatcatccccggcgccccgtaa